The genome window GTACCGTGCCGCGCATCCACAAGCGCTGGAAGGTGTTTCGCACCCCGCCGTGATGACGATCTGGTGCCTCTCCATATCGCCACACGGTAATCGGCCGGAACAGATAGGCCGCTATAAAGGCCCAGACGTCATCGCGATGCGCTTCGCCTGACTGGAAGATCGGCAACTGCGCCAGATGCCGGGCGCAGGCAGCGTCGAACGTCGCTCGTGCCGCGACCGTCGTGGCGTTCGGGTAGCCCGCCTCGCGAGCGACCTTTTCCACACCCTCCTTGAGGGCGATGAGGTCTGCGCCGTGCAGCCGGCTTCCGCCTACCGCCCCGTAGGTGATGGCGTCAGGCAGGTCGATGACCCCCGCCGTGCTGGCGGGCCCGGGCGGGGCAGACAGCAGCTGGTCCACGGCGGCGGCGCTCAGGCGAGGAAGAAGCGTGATCGGCATCGTCAGAGCCTTACGCTGGCGAGTATGGCAGACCGGAACTCCCCGGGCCGGTTCTCGAGGGCGGCCTTCGCTGCGGCGACGTCCGGAAAGGCCTGCCCCAGCCAGTGCGCCACCCGTCCCGCAACGGAAGCCGGTTCAGCGCTGTGGAAATCATCGTCCCATCCTGCCCTCAGCGCGGCTTCGCACATCTGGGACACGACATCTCCCATGATGGCCTGAAGGGTCAATCCGTCCCCTTCCTGAACGCGGTCCACGAAATCTTCCTCGTCGATGTTCAGATAGAGGCGTGCAGCTCCGTGGAAGTCGCGCCCCGGACTGGCGGGGCTCCACGAGAGCATCCAGAGCGCGGCTTCGTGGGGGCGACCGGCGAAAACGGCGGAGAAACTGATGACTTCCATGGGGAAGCGTGGATCATCACCCTCGATCCGGGTGACGCATCGCTCATCCCACAGCCGGGACGCTGCTCGGCTGGGTGCGAGTGGATCGAGTGGCTCCACAGCGGAAACCAGCAGGACGGAGGTCCTCAGGCTAAGCTGAACCGAGAGGCGGGAGGGATCAACGCGGATGGCGATCGCGCAGGGCTCTCCGGGCTTTAGCGGCAGGCGGGTCTGCAGTACGACTTCCCGGGGGAGGTCACCCGGCCCTGTGCCGGCCTCGATGAGGACCTCCAGCGCGTAGGGCTCGTCACCGAGCCCTAATTCGGCTGAGGCCTTCAGGTGGTCGAACGTAATGACCCGTTCCACACTGACGGCGCTGGCGTAATCCCAATCAGGCGTGATTTCCCCGAGCGGGGCCGGCGACTGGTCACCCACGGTGATCATCCATGGCCGGGCGACGATCGCCGCATCCAGTCGGTTGAAGGGTGCCGCGGTCCGGCGGCTCATGCGGGGTCCGCAGCAAGAAGGGATGCCCTGAGACCGACGGCGCAGTCATCCGGCACGGAGACGCGAATTGTGAGTTCGCCTTCGAAGTCGCCTATGTCCATCAGCGGCTGGACCTGGAAGCTGGCATCGCCGTCCCCCTCGACCTCGATGACGGCAGGCGGGTTGACGACATCCAGCCCCGCAGCCGCAACGTCGCCGCCGTCCATCGATATGGTGGGGGTGAGATCAAGCAGGGTGTGGGCGCCGCGGCCCGACACGGTCAGGGTGAACAAGGCGGTGCGCTCGCCCTTGAACATCTCCAGCCGCTCAAACGTCGGCTGGCTGACGTGACGACGTCCTGGCGTGCCGCCGCCCCCGCCACCTCTCCCGCCGCCCCGGGACGGCCCGCCGGCGCCAACGCCTGCAAGGAAGGCGCCGAGCATGCCGGCGACGGCCGCGACCGACCCCGTCGATCCTTCGCTTCCTCCCGAGGCCGCCCCGGGAGCAGCGACCTCGGTAACCGCCTCCTTCAGTCGGACCAGCGCCATTTTCACCCAGGTTCGCGCCGGACCCTTGGGCAGGGCGGATGGGTCCCAGACGTCGTGGGCGGCGGGCTCGGAGCTTGCAAAAGCCTCCTCGACCTCCTTCTCGTCGCTGGTCACGAAGACTCCGGCCCATTCGGTCCGTTCGTCCGGAAGCACAGGCCCTTCCATGTAACAGACAACCATTTCCGCCGGACGCATGAGAGCGATGCACGACGACCGTTTCGGCAGGAGACCCTCGGCACGGAACGCTGGCAGGCGATCGGCGCGCACACCCCGGCTGATCGCCAGGCGTCCGAGGAAAGTCTGGGGCCGGTAGCTTCTGATCTCGCGGCCCTTCCCGGCCCGGATCTCGTTCATGGCCCGCGCGAACAGATCGAGCGGCGGGCAGTGTTCGGGGCGGGGCGTCTCAAGGGTAACACCCTCGATCTCCACGGTCAGGGTGACACGCCGGTCGTCCGGCGTTGTCTCGAGCATGCGCGGCCAGAAGTTCCAGAGGGCACGCTCAAGGATGTGAACGCCGATGTCCGACGCGTCAGACGACACAGTACTGCCATCCCCTCCGTCCTCGTCCACGGCATCGAGCCGTAGGTCGGGGTCGAGGATCAGGATCGAGGTCCCCGTTGCGCCTGGGTCGTCTCTCGGCGCGGCGCCCAGCGCCTGCGATAGCGCCCGAGCGGCGTCGCCGGTCGCCGGCTCGCCGACCTTTCCAGCGTCATCGCCCTCTCCACGAACACCCCACCAGTGTCGTCCTGTATAGCGGCTGATAAACCCGTCGCCCTCATCGCGGTCACCGGATTCACCGAGATGACACCCCATCAGTCGACGGGAGTCCGCCCCCGGCGCCGGATCATGGGCAAGGGTGTCGATGAGGATCGTGGAACACCGGCTCGTCCGGTAGAGAGACGCCTTGCCGAAGCCATAGGTGCCGCCACCGAGGTCGGTGTTCCTGCGGGTGCCGACATTGCGCATAAAGTCGATGAAGTCAGTGCGCTCAATGCCGGCCGGAATTCGGTCCGCGCGGGTGGGGCCGCCAAGGCCCGTCGTCCCGAAGTCGCAGATCTCCAGCACGCGCGGCGCATTTGAACCGAGGAAGGCCGTGAGCGCGGCTGCGGAACTGGCGATGAAGGGCAGCTCGGCGAGCACCTGATCACGCAGGACCGCGACCTGATCAGGCGTAAGAGTGCGCAGGCGGATCAGGATCCGCGGCCCCGTCCCGAGCTTGGCTGCGTCACAGCTGTTCTGGATAGCTTCGCGCAGCACCAGCTGCAGCCCGTCCAGACGGGGAGCTCCGAGAAGCCGTTCAAACCCCCCGTCACCCATATTGCCGGTCGGCGCGTATGGTTCGGAATACAGACCAAGACGCGTCACGGCAGGGAGGCCGCGAGCCGCGCTTCCTGCGCCTGCATCTCCGCTTCATCAGCCCTGAAGGCCTCCGCTACGGCCGGATCCAGCTCATACGACAGGCCTTGAATTCCAGCTGGCATGGCCCCCGCCTTAAACGCGGAGGCGACAATCCTCGGGAAGCCCGGCTCTACTGTCCAGGCGTCGATGCCTTCGCAGTTGAACGACATACGGTTCCAGTCTTTATCATCCGGATCATGGCACCCGAGGGCAGCGAGCCCGCTGCGCAGTCCAGCTGAACGTCCGGAGTGTTGTTCTATGTCGGCCACGAGCGAGGATACCGTTGCTCCGCCCTGTGTGCGCTCCAGCGCGACGCGCCAGAGCTGCAGGGTTCCGCCGGCCGGCGCCTCCAGTTGGTCGGCGGACGAAATCGTGACCCGGCCCGCAGAGCGGCTGGCGGATTTGACCTCGATGGCATGCGATCCGCCACGGAAGTCATGGCGCTCGGGAACAGGTCCGAACCAGAGGGCGGGCGCACCCGAATGACGCGCGGCGAGCCGTCGCATAACAACAAGCTCGGCGATGAGGCCGCGGATGATACGATCATCAACCGCCTCGGTATCGTGGCTGGCGAACAGGGCGCCCAGATCAGTGATCGCTGTGACCAGCGCATCTTTTGCGGGCTCCCCACTGATGACGCGGGTCAGAACGGCCTCCACCAGATCCGCGAAGGCCCGGTCGAGCCGCGGATCAAGGCAGGTCACGACCAGATACGCACGACGCTGTCCGTCGCCTGTCAGTAATGCGGCGCCGACCTCCAACGCAGGTGGCGTGTCAAGGGATGGCCGCCGCGTGCCCGCCGCCACGGGAAGGAGCAACTGGGACCGGCCCTGTTCATCGAGCGCAAGCGCTGCCGCGCCATGTCCGGTGTCGATGGTCAAGGTGCTTACGGGCAGCCCGTCTGGTGTGGCGACACCGCCGCTGCGCAGGGAGGTCCAGCGGGTATGGATTTCGGTGACCAGACTAGACAACGGCAGGCTCTTCCAGACCCGCGGCGTCGACGGCGTCCATATCTTCCTGCTCCATCGCCTCGAGTTCCTCGGCCGACGGCGGCGCCAGTTCGACGCTGACGAGGTCGCCGCCGTGATCTTTTGAGAGGGGCATCACAAGCCCCAGGCCGATGACGTCGTGAACGGCGTCCATGGCGACGCGCGCCTTGCTTCCCGCCTTCGCCGGAGAAGCCCGGTCGATCGGGTAGAGAAGGAGAAGCGGGCGCTCACCAAGCGCTTCGCGACGCTCCGTCTTGAGCTCCTCCCAGTCGCCGTCCCCGGTGTCCCCGGGAACATCGAAGGCAATGTCGGCGCGCGACATGAGGCCCTTGATGTCGGCCAAGGCGTCAAGGCCGGAGAGCCGGGAGCGCCTGACCATGCTCACCGGGCCCAGATCCCCGAGCGGCTCGGCCGACGAAGCTCCGTCGGGCGAGGTGACGACCCCGATATTCCAGTGTTGAAGAGCCGGATGATCCTGCTCCAGGAACTGAAGAAGAAGTCCGGTATCGAGGTCCTGATGGGTCGCATCGATGCTATAGTCCCGGATGAACCGGATCACGGCGCTGCGCGGAACGTCGCGGAACAGCGGGCGGGTAAAGCTCGTATCGCGGCTGCCTTCCGCGCCTGCGGCCTCGACCAGCCGGCTGGCGGCCTTCCAGTTGGCTTCGAGCAGCTCGGCGTTTTTGCGGGCAAAACGGATGGTCTGGAGATGCCTGCCCCAGTAGCCGATGCTGACACGACGCGCGTGTCGCATCTTGTTCCTCGCGACGATGGCCATTCCCGGAATTCTCCGGATGCGAACGGCAAAGTCCATCGGGGTCACCATGGGCTGGCGACTATAGCTGCCGATGTCCTCCCGGATCTCTGCCTCAACAGCAGCAAGAGACTGGAAGCGCACGCGCAGCGCTTCCGGCATCCAGAGGCGCGGCAGGTCCTCATAGCCGTTCCGGTAGCCAAACCACCGCCCCATCTGAAGCAGGGTGTCGTACTGGTTGGACGTACGCAGGAAATAACTGACGCAAAGGCCTTCAAGCGTCAGTCCCCGCGCCAGGATGCTGCCCCCGACCACGATGTAGGTGACGGGCCCGGAGTTGTAGTCGATACGGTCGTCGCTGGCGCCGTTTTCGACCGGCACGTGCAGGGCTTCCAGGACCGCGGGCACGAAACCGCTGATCTCGCTGAACATCTCGCTGCCGCTAGGCCGGGCTACGCGCCCGGCCTCCTCGTTCCATACCTGTTCCAGCGCCGTGCAGATCGCGCCCGTCCCGTTCACCAACGCCTTGCGGTTCTCATCCAGCCAGCCCTCGATCAGTGCGGCGACTCTTTCATGCATGATGATCGCCGACGATGTGTGGACCAGCATCGACATGTGTTCCTGCTCCTGGCCTCTCGCCCGTCGGGCGGCGCAGGACGCAATGAAGTACAGGATCGCCTTCTCGAGGCTTGCGGTCATCTCAACCACAAAGGTGGCCTGTGCCTTCTGGCTAGGCGCCTGCAGTTTGGCCTCTTCGTCGGCCGTCACCTCGCGGACGACATCCATGCCTTCCTCATCCGGCTGCGGGTTTTCGGGATCGGCAGGCGTGCGGCCGAACAGCTTTTGGGTCCCGAAATAACCTTCGGGCAGCGGCAGGGCAGTAATAAAATCTCTAGGATAGAGATCATCCAGTGTGTCGGTCTGGTCGGCGTAGGGATTGATCAGGACGTTGGCGAAGGGCGTGGCGGTGTAGCCGACGTAGGACACCGAGGGCAGCGCCTTCAGGATCAGGCGGATCTGTTCATTGATCCGCGACATGTCCATCTCCTTGGAGGCGGAGTTCACCGTGGCCTGGTCGCATTCGTCATCAATCAGAAGAACCTTCAGCCGGCGCATGTCGGAGGCCGGGGTTTTGTCAATCACCTTCAGCAGGCGTTCCAGCGGTGCGACGTTCTTCTTCATCACAGCGATCTGGGCCCGGTCCATACCCATCAGGTGGCCCTGCGCCGGGATCTGAAACTCGCCCTTGATGTCTGTGGTCGTCAGCAGATGCCAGAGCGAGGGATGGCGTTTGACAATGTCCGCTTCGAGCCGGCGCTGGGTCTGCTGGCGCAGTTTGTCGGTCAGGCCGGCGAAGACGAGGATCAGACTGTAGCCGCGATCGACGGCCTTCGAAATGACTGCCGTCATATTGGCCGTCTTGCCGGACTGAACGTAGCCGACGACCAGACCGCGCGACGAGAAAGTCTGCTGTCGAGGATTTTCCAACAGCGATACGACCTCGCTGGACGCCCCGTCGATGACATCGACCGTCTCCTCGTCCCAGCCCTTTGCGCCGGTCAGATAGGTCTTCAGCGCGCTCCAATGATGATCGCCCGGCTGGGGTCCGTGGTACCACTCCGGCCGCTCGCGCAGTATCGAGTTGCGGCGAAGAATAGTGATCCGGAATTCTTGCTTCAGCAGCTCTGCCGCTTCCGCGAGATCCGCCCATGCTGGCGAGTCAGGCGGCAGCAGCCCCTCTAGGCTTCGGCGCACTGATAGTGCGGCCGCGTCTATGTCTCCCG of Brevundimonas subvibrioides contains these proteins:
- a CDS encoding PD-(D/E)XK motif protein; amino-acid sequence: MSSLVTEIHTRWTSLRSGGVATPDGLPVSTLTIDTGHGAAALALDEQGRSQLLLPVAAGTRRPSLDTPPALEVGAALLTGDGQRRAYLVVTCLDPRLDRAFADLVEAVLTRVISGEPAKDALVTAITDLGALFASHDTEAVDDRIIRGLIAELVVMRRLAARHSGAPALWFGPVPERHDFRGGSHAIEVKSASRSAGRVTISSADQLEAPAGGTLQLWRVALERTQGGATVSSLVADIEQHSGRSAGLRSGLAALGCHDPDDKDWNRMSFNCEGIDAWTVEPGFPRIVASAFKAGAMPAGIQGLSYELDPAVAEAFRADEAEMQAQEARLAASLP
- a CDS encoding Z1 domain-containing protein; amino-acid sequence: MPSAQALQFLKLVRDALPGTGDIDAAALSVRRSLEGLLPPDSPAWADLAEAAELLKQEFRITILRRNSILRERPEWYHGPQPGDHHWSALKTYLTGAKGWDEETVDVIDGASSEVVSLLENPRQQTFSSRGLVVGYVQSGKTANMTAVISKAVDRGYSLILVFAGLTDKLRQQTQRRLEADIVKRHPSLWHLLTTTDIKGEFQIPAQGHLMGMDRAQIAVMKKNVAPLERLLKVIDKTPASDMRRLKVLLIDDECDQATVNSASKEMDMSRINEQIRLILKALPSVSYVGYTATPFANVLINPYADQTDTLDDLYPRDFITALPLPEGYFGTQKLFGRTPADPENPQPDEEGMDVVREVTADEEAKLQAPSQKAQATFVVEMTASLEKAILYFIASCAARRARGQEQEHMSMLVHTSSAIIMHERVAALIEGWLDENRKALVNGTGAICTALEQVWNEEAGRVARPSGSEMFSEISGFVPAVLEALHVPVENGASDDRIDYNSGPVTYIVVGGSILARGLTLEGLCVSYFLRTSNQYDTLLQMGRWFGYRNGYEDLPRLWMPEALRVRFQSLAAVEAEIREDIGSYSRQPMVTPMDFAVRIRRIPGMAIVARNKMRHARRVSIGYWGRHLQTIRFARKNAELLEANWKAASRLVEAAGAEGSRDTSFTRPLFRDVPRSAVIRFIRDYSIDATHQDLDTGLLLQFLEQDHPALQHWNIGVVTSPDGASSAEPLGDLGPVSMVRRSRLSGLDALADIKGLMSRADIAFDVPGDTGDGDWEELKTERREALGERPLLLLYPIDRASPAKAGSKARVAMDAVHDVIGLGLVMPLSKDHGGDLVSVELAPPSAEELEAMEQEDMDAVDAAGLEEPAVV